The Desulfosoma sp. genome has a segment encoding these proteins:
- a CDS encoding CoA transferase → MKDQRVTRIEDLPGPKSQGELEEMKMPYEEYCRKVFSPGQEKTKPESLKGIRWLSTTMYIFTPHSVANLAELGAECIKVEMPRMGDPMRHTSPFNECYLYPLHDSRPMTGTGLGFTNANSNEYYITMDYHVPEMKEAFYRLVKLSDGLTECYRPGTFDRWKQSYRYLQELNPRFIYVWGGGFGYGPKVFGGSYDILGQAHAGLASVTGFHEDFGGHCTKHSNWCIDWYSGTQITVAILAALYWRRKTGLGTMIEFSQVQAATRCLGYTVPLYGRFGIVRQRWGNWDTQLCVHGIILCGKSDYPDEPNPQLKYEARYAVVSAFNDPDFKELCAIIGRNDLWDQYKTLQDRVRPQAQIAIYKALEEWAADKTRSQVVKTLTDAGLLAMPVMNDKEVYECEHFRQRGTIRWLDDPVFGDLLIQSGYSCGLMSKTPRRVNWLWRPVGADNVKIYHEMLGYPMSKIEEWYEKNLI, encoded by the coding sequence ATGAAAGATCAGAGAGTGACTCGAATCGAAGATCTGCCAGGGCCCAAGAGTCAAGGGGAACTGGAAGAGATGAAGATGCCCTATGAGGAGTATTGCCGAAAGGTCTTCTCTCCTGGACAAGAAAAGACCAAGCCGGAATCCCTCAAAGGCATTCGATGGCTTAGCACCACCATGTATATCTTCACCCCCCATTCGGTGGCCAACCTGGCCGAACTAGGGGCGGAGTGCATCAAGGTGGAAATGCCAAGAATGGGTGACCCCATGCGGCACACGTCACCTTTTAACGAGTGTTATCTTTATCCCCTGCATGACTCGCGTCCCATGACAGGGACAGGGCTCGGTTTCACCAATGCTAACAGCAATGAATACTACATCACCATGGACTATCACGTGCCGGAAATGAAGGAGGCCTTCTACCGGCTCGTTAAGCTTTCCGACGGCCTTACCGAATGCTATCGTCCTGGAACTTTTGACCGATGGAAACAGAGCTACCGTTACCTGCAGGAGCTCAACCCTCGGTTCATCTATGTCTGGGGCGGTGGTTTCGGCTACGGTCCCAAGGTTTTCGGAGGCTCCTACGACATTCTCGGACAGGCTCATGCGGGCTTGGCCAGTGTCACCGGTTTCCATGAAGATTTCGGCGGCCACTGCACCAAGCACTCCAACTGGTGTATCGACTGGTATTCCGGAACCCAGATCACGGTGGCGATTCTGGCGGCCCTTTATTGGCGTCGAAAAACGGGACTGGGCACCATGATCGAGTTTTCCCAAGTCCAGGCGGCGACGCGCTGCCTTGGTTATACGGTCCCGCTTTACGGCCGTTTCGGGATTGTCCGTCAACGTTGGGGGAACTGGGATACGCAACTGTGTGTCCATGGCATCATTCTGTGCGGCAAGAGCGATTATCCCGATGAACCCAACCCGCAGCTCAAATACGAAGCCCGCTATGCGGTGGTGAGTGCTTTTAACGATCCCGATTTTAAAGAACTGTGCGCCATTATCGGCCGAAACGACCTGTGGGATCAGTATAAGACGTTGCAGGATCGTGTGCGGCCTCAGGCTCAGATCGCCATCTACAAAGCTCTGGAAGAATGGGCTGCAGACAAGACACGCTCCCAGGTGGTGAAGACCCTGACCGATGCCGGTCTTCTGGCCATGCCCGTCATGAATGATAAGGAAGTGTACGAATGCGAACACTTCCGTCAGAGGGGAACCATTCGGTGGTTGGATGATCCGGTCTTTGGCGACCTTTTGATCCAGAGCGGCTACAGCTGCGGTTTGATGAGCAAAACTCCTCGCCGTGTCAACTGGCTGTGGCGGCCGGTGGGGGCCGACAATGTGAAGATTTACCACGAAATGCTCGGGTACCCCATGAGCAAGATTGAAGAATGGTACGAGAAGAACCTCATCTAG
- a CDS encoding CoA transferase, which produces MAKKLREVEINSREDTLTLMGPDVRPWPVTPPPSPEEVAAVYARRKAEEFGKWCEDNLRIEYAKGKPEALQGVRVLSCGLWRMGHKFAAGLLGELGAEVINVEPPEGDPLRKLTPFGREEYMLEDKSGQKCGLDFIHELRNAYSVTINLETEKGRELYTKLAQHADILIEEYPPGYMDERGIGYRQLSQINPRLIYCWIGEHGQWGPMKDRVSKYGQWMLDPFGQAACSFIHNTGFPEDLLPRGKGGDPTRSGVWFADYVAGEQTAVNALAALYWRDEFSGEGQFIETTAAEALMDILDFDITWYGFNKSIKARTGGWDPNLNQYAWNPCKDGYMMIGGQTDRLWYRIGMCIERELPIFGRLIHEDPLLKEMAARNALQALTKTYTMTTMWLRNINRVEAEEKLMQYEIAAGPLLYIDEVAEFPHFKYRPWVNVLEDEEYGTLLYAESTNAYQMRTPARVKWLGRPLGKDNAEVFMKYIGLGQSELRELKEQGVV; this is translated from the coding sequence ATGGCGAAAAAACTTCGGGAAGTGGAGATTAACAGTCGGGAGGATACCCTGACATTGATGGGGCCGGATGTTCGGCCATGGCCGGTCACGCCGCCTCCTTCTCCGGAGGAAGTGGCCGCCGTCTATGCCCGAAGAAAGGCGGAAGAATTCGGTAAATGGTGCGAAGACAATCTGCGCATTGAATACGCGAAGGGAAAACCGGAAGCCTTGCAGGGGGTTCGAGTTTTGTCCTGCGGTCTTTGGCGCATGGGCCACAAGTTCGCTGCGGGACTTCTTGGCGAGCTCGGCGCTGAAGTGATCAATGTGGAACCGCCTGAAGGAGATCCTTTGCGTAAGCTGACCCCTTTTGGCCGTGAAGAATACATGCTGGAGGACAAGAGCGGCCAAAAATGTGGACTGGATTTTATTCATGAGCTGCGCAACGCCTATTCTGTGACCATCAATTTGGAAACGGAAAAGGGTCGCGAGCTTTACACCAAACTGGCTCAACACGCCGATATTCTCATCGAAGAATACCCTCCTGGATACATGGATGAACGGGGCATCGGCTATCGCCAACTTTCCCAAATCAATCCCAGACTCATTTACTGTTGGATAGGTGAGCACGGCCAGTGGGGGCCTATGAAGGACCGGGTGTCCAAATACGGCCAGTGGATGTTGGATCCCTTTGGCCAGGCGGCCTGTTCGTTCATCCATAATACCGGTTTTCCCGAAGACTTGTTACCGCGCGGCAAGGGCGGTGATCCGACGCGTTCGGGTGTCTGGTTTGCCGATTATGTGGCCGGAGAACAGACGGCGGTCAATGCTTTAGCAGCGCTGTACTGGCGCGATGAGTTCAGCGGGGAAGGCCAATTCATTGAAACCACGGCGGCCGAAGCCCTCATGGACATATTGGACTTTGACATCACGTGGTATGGATTCAACAAGAGCATCAAAGCCCGCACTGGCGGTTGGGACCCCAACCTGAACCAGTATGCCTGGAACCCGTGTAAAGACGGTTACATGATGATCGGTGGCCAGACCGACCGTCTGTGGTACCGCATTGGTATGTGTATTGAGAGGGAGCTTCCCATCTTCGGTCGTCTCATTCATGAAGACCCTCTATTGAAAGAGATGGCCGCCCGCAACGCCTTACAAGCCCTTACCAAGACCTACACCATGACCACCATGTGGCTTCGGAACATCAACCGCGTGGAAGCCGAAGAAAAGCTCATGCAATACGAAATCGCCGCCGGTCCTCTGCTTTACATCGATGAAGTGGCCGAGTTCCCGCACTTCAAATATCGGCCGTGGGTCAATGTCCTCGAGGATGAAGAGTACGGGACCCTCTTGTACGCCGAATCGACCAACGCCTACCAGATGCGTACACCGGCCCGCGTCAAATGGCTCGGTCGGCCTCTGGGCAAGGACAACGCCGAAGTTTTCATGAAGTACATCGGCTTGGGGCAGAGCGAATTGAGGGAACTCAAGGAACAAGGAGTGGTCTAA